A genomic region of Arachis stenosperma cultivar V10309 chromosome 9, arast.V10309.gnm1.PFL2, whole genome shotgun sequence contains the following coding sequences:
- the LOC130949598 gene encoding uncharacterized protein LOC130949598 yields MGESMKEQRQGVNFTPPLPYPQRFNKETKDQHFPKFLEVFKKLEINIPLAEALEQMPLYAKFLKEIINMKRSWQVNETMLLTEECRALIQKGLPPKLEDPGSFFLPCAIGSMTINKAMCDLGASVNLMSSSQVKKLCIKEVKPVQMSLELVDKSVICPRGAIENLLAKVDRFIFPADFVILDSDQDEGDSIILGRPFLATARAIIDVEQGKLTLRMHDESVTLSVLPEMQFNKEKKDGTETDK; encoded by the coding sequence aTGGGAGAGTCAATGAAGGAACAAAGGCAGGGAGTGAACTTCACACCACCTTTGCCATATCCTCAAAGGTTCAACAAGGAGACTAAGGACCAACACTTTCCAAAATTTCTTGAAGTCTTCAAGAAGTTAGAGATCAATATTCCATTGgctgaagcacttgagcaaatgcccCTCTATGCAAAATTCTTGAAAGAAATTATCAACATGAAGAGGAGTTGGCAAGTTAATGAAACTATGCTGCTTACTGAGGAATGTAGGGCACTAATCCAGAAGGGACTTCCTCCTAAACTCGAAGACCCTGGAAGTTTCTTTCTACCCTGCGCCATTGGTAGTATGACCATCAACAAGgcgatgtgtgacttaggagctaGTGTCAATCTAATGTCTTCCTCTCAAGTGAAAAAGCTGTGCATAAAAGAGGTGAAACCAGTACAAATGTCCCTAGAGTTGGTGGACAAGTCAGTGATATGTCCCAGAGGTGCGATTGAGAACCTTCTAGCCAAGGTAGACAGATTCATCTTCcctgcagattttgtgatcctagATTCAGATCAGGATGAAGGTGACTCCATTATactgggaaggccattcttggccactgctagagccattatAGACGTAGAACAAGGAAAATTAACCCTCAGAATGCATGATGAAAGTGTCACCCTGAGTGTATTGCCTGAAATGCAGTTCAATAAGGAAAAGAAGGATGGTACAGAAACTGACAAATAA